CCCTGAAGGTGCAGTCCACCCCGTCGGTGGAGGGCGCCTGGCACTGGCTGAACGACGACGCCCTGCACTACCGGCCCAAGGAGTACTGGCCCGCCGGAGCCAAGGTCAAGATCGTGAACAACCTCAAGGGTGTCAAGATCTCCAACCAGCTCTACGGCGGCACCTCCAAGGGGGCGTCGATCACCATCGGGGACCGGATGGAGGCCATCACCGACGCCTCCTCGCACTGGATGACGGTCTTCCGCAACGGTGAGGAGCTGACCAGCATCCCCATCACCACCGGCAAACCCGGCTTCGCCACCCGCAACGGCATCAAGGTGGTGCTCGGCAAGGAGTACTTCGTCCGGATGCGCGGCTCCAGCGTCGGCATCGGCGGCTCCGAGGCGTACAACCTGCCGGTCTACTACGCCACCCGGGTCACCTGGAGCGGCGAGTACGTCCACGCGGCGCCCTGGTCCATCGACTCGCACGGCTACGCCAACGTCAGCCACGGCTGCACCGGGATGTCCACATCGAACGCCGCGTGGTTCTACGAGACGTTCAAGGAGGGCGACATCGTCCAGGTCGTCAACAGCATCGGCGACGACATGGACCCGTTCGGGAACGGCTACGGCGACTGGAACCTGGACTGGGACGAGTGGCGCGAGGGCAGCGCGCTGGTCTCCGGTGTCAGGGACGGCAGCAGCCCGTCCGACGCCGCCCGGCTGCGGCCCCGTCTCTGAGCCCGTCAGGGCCGTTCAGCGGCCGGTCAGGGCCTGTTCCGCCGCCCGGGAGGGAGACAACCCCCGGCGGGCGGCGGCGGGCCCTCGTCAGGCCCCTATGGCCTGCCGCCGGCGCAGCAGCGAGGCCAGGGCCCCGGCCAGCTCCACCGGGTCCACCGGAAGCGTCACAGCGGCCTCGGCGCGGCTCCAGGTGGCCAGCCAGGC
The nucleotide sequence above comes from Streptomyces clavuligerus. Encoded proteins:
- a CDS encoding L,D-transpeptidase translates to MNRKPHLSAVLRCTVLVLSLGAFITACGEKEGPHPLAGKPFDAAGQVVFNTPRNGAKADPDKPFEVTAKVEEARITDVTVVDHAGHHLAGELAADGSRWRSTAALSAGARYTARVTTESKEGTVGARRVTFATSPAKRLLKMAFLPEEGTFGVGQPLVVELSHPVPDRAGRAVVERALKVQSTPSVEGAWHWLNDDALHYRPKEYWPAGAKVKIVNNLKGVKISNQLYGGTSKGASITIGDRMEAITDASSHWMTVFRNGEELTSIPITTGKPGFATRNGIKVVLGKEYFVRMRGSSVGIGGSEAYNLPVYYATRVTWSGEYVHAAPWSIDSHGYANVSHGCTGMSTSNAAWFYETFKEGDIVQVVNSIGDDMDPFGNGYGDWNLDWDEWREGSALVSGVRDGSSPSDAARLRPRL